In one Vibrio rarus genomic region, the following are encoded:
- the ylqF gene encoding ribosome biogenesis GTPase YlqF → MVNNTIQWFPGHMHKARKEIEEVIPQIDVIIEVLDARIPYSSENPMISEIRGDKPCVKVLNKRDLSDPELTQMWIDHYESQEGVKAMAVTTENPHEIHKIMELCRKLAPNREAMGKNIRTMIMGIPNVGKSTIINTLAGRTIAQTGNQPAVTRRQQRINLQNGVVLSDTPGILWPKVENPHSGFRLAATGAIKDTAMEYDEVAFYTVEYLAKQYPERLKERYQLEELPDTEIELMEAIGRKRGALRSGGRVDLHKASEILLHELRQGVLGQVTLELPEMITEELIEVEKEAIRKEEAKAKKKEERRKRYLRNKR, encoded by the coding sequence ATGGTTAACAATACTATTCAGTGGTTCCCAGGGCATATGCATAAGGCTCGCAAAGAGATCGAGGAAGTGATTCCTCAAATCGATGTGATCATTGAAGTATTAGATGCACGTATTCCTTACTCTTCAGAGAACCCTATGATCTCTGAAATTAGAGGGGATAAACCATGTGTAAAAGTATTAAATAAAAGAGACTTGTCTGATCCTGAGTTGACTCAAATGTGGATTGATCACTATGAGAGCCAAGAAGGCGTTAAGGCAATGGCTGTCACTACTGAAAACCCTCATGAAATTCATAAAATCATGGAGCTTTGTCGTAAGTTGGCGCCTAACCGTGAAGCAATGGGCAAAAACATTCGTACTATGATCATGGGGATACCAAACGTTGGTAAATCAACCATCATCAACACTTTAGCCGGTCGAACTATCGCACAAACAGGTAACCAACCTGCAGTGACTCGTCGCCAGCAACGTATAAACCTACAAAATGGCGTGGTACTTTCCGATACTCCAGGGATTTTATGGCCAAAGGTTGAGAACCCTCACAGCGGTTTTCGTCTAGCGGCAACGGGGGCTATTAAAGATACAGCGATGGAATACGATGAAGTGGCTTTCTACACTGTTGAGTATTTAGCGAAACAATACCCAGAACGTTTAAAAGAGCGCTATCAACTTGAAGAGTTGCCAGATACTGAAATTGAACTGATGGAAGCCATTGGTAGAAAACGTGGCGCACTCCGTTCGGGCGGTCGCGTTGATTTACATAAAGCCTCAGAAATCCTCTTACACGAACTGCGTCAAGGTGTTTTAGGTCAGGTAACCCTAGAGTTGCCGGAGATGATCACTGAAGAGCTCATCGAAGTAGAAAAAGAAGCGATTCGTAAAGAAGAAGCAAAAGCGAAGAAAAAAGAAGAACGTCGTAAACGCTACTTACGCAACAAACGTTAA
- a CDS encoding transposase, with protein sequence MPRPRRSQISVEDTPYYHCCSRVVRRAFLCGHDPYSGKSYDHRRDWVASLLVKLNSVFAIDVAAFAVMSNHLHVVLRIDIDTANNWSDREVIEQWHQLFKGDELTRKFVRGDVIDANEVASLKHAIAIYRSRLCDISWFMRCLNEPIARQANQEDNCTGRFWEGRFKSQALLDDAALITCMAYVDLNPIRAKVATSLEQSNHTSIQQRIQSALKGEQPASLLPLIGHERENQPKGIAFSLSDYLALVDETGRIIRHDKRGAISEHSEQLLTKLNIGHENWLKLITEFGHLFHGPVGSLAELTCYCEHLQKRRRHFSKCCQYLHTA encoded by the coding sequence ATGCCTCGTCCTCGAAGATCTCAAATTAGTGTTGAAGATACGCCTTACTACCATTGTTGTAGTCGCGTGGTAAGGCGCGCTTTCCTTTGTGGTCATGATCCCTATTCAGGCAAAAGTTATGACCATAGGCGCGATTGGGTTGCCTCTCTTCTTGTGAAGCTCAACTCCGTATTTGCTATTGATGTCGCAGCATTTGCTGTTATGTCCAATCACTTGCATGTTGTCTTACGCATTGATATCGATACGGCCAATAATTGGAGTGACAGAGAGGTTATTGAGCAGTGGCATCAACTGTTCAAAGGGGATGAATTGACGCGAAAATTTGTACGTGGTGACGTCATTGATGCCAATGAAGTCGCATCTTTAAAGCATGCCATCGCGATTTATCGCAGTCGCTTATGCGACATCAGTTGGTTTATGCGTTGTCTTAATGAGCCTATTGCACGTCAAGCAAATCAAGAAGATAACTGCACAGGTCGGTTTTGGGAAGGACGGTTTAAATCTCAAGCACTGCTGGATGATGCGGCACTTATTACGTGTATGGCGTATGTGGACTTAAACCCGATCCGAGCAAAGGTCGCCACATCTTTAGAGCAGTCCAATCACACGAGTATTCAGCAACGTATTCAGTCAGCCTTAAAGGGAGAGCAACCGGCATCTTTGTTACCTTTAATAGGCCATGAGCGTGAAAATCAGCCCAAAGGCATAGCGTTTTCGCTAAGTGACTATTTAGCATTAGTGGATGAAACAGGGCGGATTATTCGTCATGACAAACGAGGCGCTATCAGTGAGCACAGCGAGCAACTGCTGACGAAGCTGAATATTGGCCATGAGAATTGGCTGAAGCTGATTACTGAGTTTGGCCATTTGTTCCACGGCCCTGTGGGAAGCCTTGCAGAATTAACCTGTTACTGTGAGCACTTACAAAAACGTCGACGGCATTTTTCTAAATGTTGTCAGTATTTACATACCGCATAG